One segment of Nocardioides sp. QY071 DNA contains the following:
- a CDS encoding recombinase family protein, giving the protein MKVVGYIRVSTSEQARDGFSLDAQRAAIEAECARRGWELVDVLADEGYSGKRDDRPALQQALSILRRKKARAIVVVRMDRLARSTQHLCEFILLSRRQKWGIVAMDFDFDTTTANGRLIARILASVAEWESEVNGERVREGMAEARAQREASGQPVTWGFKRQTPDLVVGRIVRARERGDSFNTIARRLQESQTPTPGNGARWYPSTVARIYKAATTETATTIDRSAS; this is encoded by the coding sequence GTGAAGGTCGTGGGCTACATCAGGGTGAGCACGAGCGAGCAGGCTCGCGATGGGTTCTCGCTCGACGCCCAGCGGGCAGCGATCGAGGCTGAGTGCGCTCGGCGCGGGTGGGAACTGGTCGACGTGCTGGCCGACGAGGGATACAGCGGCAAGCGCGACGACCGGCCCGCACTCCAACAGGCGCTGTCGATACTGCGCCGCAAGAAGGCACGCGCCATCGTCGTGGTGCGGATGGACCGGCTGGCCCGCTCGACCCAGCACCTGTGCGAGTTCATCCTCCTGTCGCGTCGGCAGAAGTGGGGCATCGTCGCGATGGACTTCGACTTCGACACGACCACCGCGAACGGTCGCCTCATCGCTCGCATCCTCGCGTCGGTGGCCGAGTGGGAGTCCGAGGTCAACGGCGAGCGCGTGCGTGAGGGCATGGCCGAAGCCAGGGCCCAGCGCGAGGCATCAGGCCAGCCGGTCACTTGGGGATTCAAGCGCCAGACGCCCGATCTGGTGGTGGGGAGGATCGTCCGCGCCCGGGAGCGTGGCGACTCGTTCAACACCATCGCCCGTCGCCTACAGGAGAGCCAGACCCCGACACCCGGCAACGGCGCTCGCTGGTACCCCTCGACGGTCGCCCGCATCTACAAGGCCGCGACCACAGAGACGGCGACGACCATCGACCGGAGCGCATCGTGA
- a CDS encoding DUF3631 domain-containing protein: protein MAASKDKKATTRKPPARSGARLLDEVEDALRRYVILPNEHCYVTVVLWVAATHGIKSWDFAPRLSIISPEKRCGKTRLLDVIEHLCHKPLVTVNTSVAAVTRSLGAKAPPTLLVDEADSIFGTKRSADSHEDLRGLLNAGHQRGKFTTRWDVTTNSLQKLHTFSMVALASIKDLPDTIMDRGPVIRMRRRANGETVQPFRARRDGAGVLLPLRDRLGRWVVAQEFADDVPGMPVEDRAADNWEPLIAVADAAGGAWPERARLAAKVMTETEAGVAQESFGLELLRDIKAVWPAKAKATFTSDLLGALHALDESPWGTYHGSPLNANELGRLLKPYGVASVNVKLRGTVKKGYRLDGKPNPKTGAVEGGLFDAWERYLPEVAGSGEVADR, encoded by the coding sequence ATGGCGGCCTCGAAGGACAAGAAGGCAACCACGCGGAAGCCGCCAGCCCGCAGCGGAGCACGGCTACTTGATGAGGTCGAGGATGCGCTACGGCGCTACGTGATCCTGCCGAATGAGCACTGCTACGTCACGGTGGTGCTCTGGGTGGCCGCGACGCACGGGATCAAGTCGTGGGACTTCGCTCCCCGGCTGTCGATCATCTCGCCCGAGAAGCGCTGCGGGAAGACGCGTCTGCTCGACGTGATCGAGCATCTGTGTCACAAGCCTCTGGTGACGGTGAATACGAGCGTCGCGGCTGTGACGAGATCGCTGGGCGCGAAGGCACCGCCGACCCTGCTGGTGGACGAGGCGGACAGCATCTTCGGGACAAAGCGCTCGGCTGACAGTCATGAGGATCTGCGCGGCCTGTTGAACGCGGGGCACCAGCGCGGGAAGTTCACGACGCGCTGGGACGTCACGACGAACTCGCTGCAGAAACTCCACACGTTCTCGATGGTTGCGCTCGCCTCGATCAAGGACCTGCCCGACACGATCATGGATCGCGGCCCGGTGATCCGGATGCGTCGTCGTGCGAATGGAGAGACCGTGCAGCCGTTCCGTGCTCGCCGGGACGGCGCGGGTGTGCTGCTGCCGCTGCGGGATCGTCTCGGCAGATGGGTCGTGGCTCAGGAGTTCGCCGACGACGTGCCGGGCATGCCGGTGGAGGACCGCGCCGCCGACAACTGGGAGCCGCTGATCGCGGTCGCCGATGCTGCGGGAGGCGCGTGGCCCGAACGTGCTCGGCTCGCGGCGAAGGTGATGACCGAGACAGAGGCAGGTGTCGCGCAAGAATCCTTCGGGCTGGAACTACTCCGCGACATCAAGGCAGTCTGGCCGGCCAAGGCCAAGGCCACGTTCACGAGTGACCTGCTCGGCGCCCTCCATGCCCTGGACGAGAGCCCGTGGGGCACGTATCACGGGTCGCCGCTCAACGCGAACGAACTCGGGCGGCTGCTGAAGCCGTACGGCGTGGCATCTGTGAACGTCAAGCTCCGCGGCACCGTGAAGAAGGGATATCGCCTCGACGGCAAGCCCAACCCCAAGACCGGCGCGGTGGAGGGTGGTCTGTTCGACGCGTGGGAGCGCTACCTCCCCGAGGTCGCAGGTAGCGGCGAGGTAGCGGACCGATGA
- a CDS encoding toprim domain-containing protein, whose translation MMGRWREVRSHVWRDERGTPVLMHVKKITPDGEVIFPWKHWLDFGNGTRPRWYKGKGGDDGIVAPLLYPLDVFARADRSAHVYICEGEKDCDALSGVGVLAVTAGGVCEFNPKHARLFKSWRGRITIVRDNDAPGAFGAARTYGLLRDVGIPAARLRVARGRCAGEGSDAFDHLEAGWSVDDLIPESIAHVRKIADTATAEDFKRAGYDRAPRYAGDPGWVVVGREDAAELTGWKPRHAS comes from the coding sequence GTGATGGGCCGCTGGCGAGAGGTCCGTTCGCACGTGTGGCGCGACGAGCGCGGGACGCCGGTGTTGATGCACGTCAAGAAGATCACGCCGGACGGCGAGGTCATCTTCCCGTGGAAGCACTGGCTCGACTTCGGCAACGGCACTCGTCCGCGCTGGTACAAGGGGAAGGGCGGCGACGACGGGATCGTTGCCCCGCTGCTGTACCCGCTCGACGTGTTCGCCAGGGCTGACCGCTCTGCACACGTCTACATCTGCGAGGGCGAGAAGGACTGCGACGCGCTCAGTGGGGTTGGGGTTCTCGCGGTCACGGCTGGCGGAGTCTGCGAGTTCAACCCCAAGCACGCGCGTCTGTTCAAGAGTTGGCGCGGTCGCATCACCATCGTCCGCGATAACGACGCTCCGGGCGCGTTCGGCGCTGCGAGGACGTACGGCCTCCTTCGGGACGTCGGCATCCCGGCAGCACGTCTACGGGTCGCTCGCGGTCGATGCGCAGGCGAGGGATCGGATGCCTTCGACCATCTGGAAGCCGGGTGGTCTGTCGACGACCTGATCCCGGAGTCGATTGCCCACGTCCGCAAGATCGCCGACACCGCCACAGCCGAGGACTTCAAGCGGGCCGGGTACGACCGCGCACCGCGCTACGCCGGTGATCCCGGCTGGGTTGTGGTGGGGCGCGAGGACGCCGCCGAACTCACGGGCTGGAAGCCGAGGCACGCGTCATGA
- a CDS encoding helix-turn-helix domain-containing protein, with amino-acid sequence MSSKTGTAKRSQIQPLDRLMYTREETAQRLGVSVRLLKRWQLDGKIHATKPGGDKGQVFFTADEIARFLRDSTR; translated from the coding sequence ATGTCCAGCAAGACCGGGACCGCCAAGCGGTCTCAGATTCAGCCGCTCGATCGGCTCATGTACACCCGCGAGGAGACCGCGCAGCGTCTCGGCGTCAGCGTGCGCCTGCTGAAGCGCTGGCAACTCGACGGGAAGATCCATGCCACTAAGCCGGGTGGCGACAAGGGGCAGGTGTTCTTCACCGCCGACGAGATCGCGCGCTTCCTGCGCGACTCCACGCGGTGA
- a CDS encoding PIG-L deacetylase family protein, whose protein sequence is MTEKPSPLEPLDETWERALCVVAHPDDMEFGAAAAVARWTGQGKSVVYCMVTSGEAGIDGLDPDACREVREAEQVASARVVGVDVVDFLGQADGVLEYGVALRAVIAAEVRRHRPDIVITGNFRDTWGGRNLNQADHIAVGRAVVDAVRDAGNRWVFADQLGGADGLEPWGGVREVWAFGSPEATHAVDTTATFDAGVESLQAHAAYIDGLGWENWDPREFLEGMARATGARLGVTFAAPFEVFPMGWGE, encoded by the coding sequence ATGACCGAGAAGCCGTCCCCGCTGGAGCCGCTCGACGAGACCTGGGAGCGGGCGCTGTGCGTCGTCGCGCATCCCGACGACATGGAGTTCGGAGCGGCGGCCGCGGTCGCGCGCTGGACCGGGCAGGGCAAGAGCGTCGTCTACTGCATGGTGACCAGCGGCGAGGCCGGCATCGACGGACTGGATCCCGACGCGTGCCGCGAGGTGCGCGAGGCGGAGCAGGTCGCCTCGGCGCGGGTCGTGGGCGTCGACGTCGTCGACTTCCTCGGCCAGGCCGACGGCGTCCTGGAGTACGGCGTCGCGCTGCGTGCCGTGATCGCCGCCGAGGTGCGCCGGCACCGGCCCGACATCGTGATCACCGGCAACTTCCGCGACACCTGGGGTGGACGGAACCTGAACCAGGCCGACCACATCGCGGTCGGGCGCGCGGTGGTGGACGCCGTACGGGACGCGGGGAACCGGTGGGTGTTCGCCGACCAGCTCGGCGGCGCCGACGGCCTGGAGCCGTGGGGCGGCGTACGCGAGGTGTGGGCGTTCGGCTCCCCCGAGGCGACCCACGCCGTCGACACGACGGCCACCTTCGACGCCGGGGTCGAGTCGCTGCAGGCGCACGCGGCGTACATCGACGGGCTGGGCTGGGAGAACTGGGACCCGCGCGAGTTCCTCGAGGGGATGGCCCGGGCGACCGGCGCCCGGCTCGGCGTGACGTTCGCGGCGCCGTTCGAGGTGTTCCCCATGGGGTGGGGCGAGTGA
- a CDS encoding DUF72 domain-containing protein translates to MGSIRIGTSGWSYASWRGDFYPKGLVQRRELAYLAERLTTVEVNGSFYSLQRPSTYRKWRDETPDDFVLAVKGSRFITHLKRLRDVEEGLARFFGSGVLELGPKLGPLLWQLPASLPYDAALMGSFYRLLPDGVRHVVEFRHRSFCVEEAFAQMREHGIGCVVSDSPGRWPMAEVVTSDVVHVRLHGHTELYASGYAPRSLDRWAQRCRRWAEDADVFVYFDNDARGRAPHDAVALRRRLEE, encoded by the coding sequence ATGGGCAGCATCCGGATCGGCACCTCGGGATGGTCGTACGCGTCGTGGCGTGGCGACTTCTACCCGAAGGGACTGGTGCAGCGCCGCGAGCTGGCCTACCTCGCAGAGCGGCTGACGACAGTCGAGGTCAACGGCTCCTTCTACTCGCTCCAGCGGCCGTCGACGTACCGGAAGTGGCGCGACGAGACACCGGACGACTTCGTGCTCGCGGTCAAGGGCAGCAGGTTCATCACGCACCTCAAGCGGCTGCGCGACGTCGAGGAGGGACTGGCCCGGTTCTTCGGCTCCGGGGTGCTCGAGCTCGGCCCGAAGCTGGGGCCGTTGCTGTGGCAGCTGCCCGCCTCGCTGCCGTACGACGCTGCGCTGATGGGCTCGTTCTACCGGCTGCTGCCCGACGGTGTGCGCCACGTCGTGGAGTTCCGTCACCGCAGCTTCTGCGTCGAGGAGGCGTTCGCGCAGATGCGCGAGCACGGGATCGGCTGCGTGGTGTCGGACTCCCCGGGCCGCTGGCCGATGGCCGAGGTCGTGACCAGCGACGTCGTGCACGTACGGCTGCACGGGCACACCGAGCTGTACGCCAGCGGGTATGCGCCACGGTCCCTGGACCGGTGGGCGCAGCGGTGCCGGCGCTGGGCCGAGGACGCGGACGTCTTCGTGTACTTCGACAACGACGCCCGCGGTCGTGCACCCCACGACGCCGTGGCGCTGCGGCGGCGCCTCGAGGAGTGA
- a CDS encoding serine/threonine-protein kinase codes for MTNQRVAGRYTLQQQIGHGAHGAVWAAYDEVLGRTVALKRLGTTTGLGGDAVRAEREARLAAQVGHPNVVAVYDLVTGDGGTWLVMEKVDGQALSAVIRDAPLSPDDAARVLAPVADALTQAHALGIVHRDVKPSNILAGPDGPKLTDFGIARGSDDATLTRTGLVTGSPAYLAPEVAVGGQATPASDVWSLGATLVHLLTGRPPYHRDDLDNGPLAVVYRIAHEDPPVVEGAGWLAPLLARTMAKDPQARPTMAEVRDQLARTASAADHTMALPAVPSARRSTGLLMAAVAAVVVVLLVVAFLVLRPSGDDGAPAAGGTPSTSATPTEASSAAGTPTAAELEEFARTYVATASADPDRGFTMLTPAYQAQSPDYKGFWGSVKNPELLEVAADPARMTVTYRYTYVFKGEGRRRERVTLFLVADGGNLLIDNSTAG; via the coding sequence ATGACCAACCAACGGGTAGCGGGGCGCTACACCCTCCAGCAGCAGATCGGACACGGCGCGCACGGCGCGGTGTGGGCGGCGTACGACGAGGTCCTCGGTCGCACGGTCGCGCTCAAGCGGCTCGGCACCACGACCGGTCTCGGCGGTGACGCGGTCCGCGCCGAGCGCGAGGCGCGGCTCGCCGCCCAGGTCGGCCACCCGAACGTGGTCGCGGTCTACGACCTCGTGACCGGGGACGGCGGCACCTGGCTGGTGATGGAGAAGGTCGACGGGCAGGCGCTGTCGGCGGTGATCCGCGACGCTCCCCTCTCGCCGGACGACGCCGCGAGGGTGCTGGCGCCGGTCGCCGACGCACTCACGCAGGCGCACGCGCTCGGGATCGTGCACCGCGACGTGAAGCCGTCCAACATCCTCGCCGGTCCGGACGGGCCGAAGCTGACCGACTTCGGCATCGCCCGCGGCTCGGACGACGCGACGCTCACCCGGACCGGGCTGGTGACCGGCTCCCCCGCCTATCTCGCCCCCGAGGTCGCGGTCGGCGGTCAGGCGACGCCGGCCAGTGACGTCTGGTCCCTGGGCGCGACGCTGGTCCACCTGCTGACCGGGCGGCCGCCGTACCACCGCGACGACCTCGACAACGGTCCGCTGGCCGTGGTCTACCGGATCGCCCACGAGGACCCGCCGGTCGTGGAGGGCGCCGGCTGGCTGGCACCGCTCCTGGCGCGGACCATGGCGAAGGACCCGCAGGCGCGGCCCACGATGGCGGAGGTGCGCGACCAGCTCGCTCGCACGGCGAGCGCCGCCGACCACACGATGGCGCTGCCCGCAGTGCCGTCCGCGCGCCGGTCGACCGGGCTGCTGATGGCCGCCGTGGCCGCTGTCGTGGTGGTGCTGCTCGTCGTCGCCTTCCTCGTGCTGCGTCCCAGCGGTGACGACGGTGCGCCGGCCGCAGGCGGCACCCCGAGCACGTCCGCGACCCCGACCGAGGCGTCGAGCGCGGCGGGCACGCCGACGGCGGCCGAGCTCGAGGAGTTCGCGCGGACCTACGTCGCCACCGCGAGCGCCGACCCGGACCGGGGCTTCACGATGCTCACCCCGGCCTACCAGGCGCAGAGCCCCGACTACAAGGGGTTCTGGGGCAGTGTGAAGAACCCGGAGCTGCTGGAGGTCGCCGCCGATCCGGCACGGATGACGGTGACCTACCGCTACACCTACGTCTTCAAGGGCGAGGGACGCCGGCGCGAGCGGGTCACCCTCTTCCTGGTCGCCGATGGCGGCAACCTGCTGATCGACAACTCCACGGCTGGGTAG
- the tyrS gene encoding tyrosine--tRNA ligase, translating into MSVDTTLLDDLEWRGLLAESTDRDALRTALGEGSVRFYVGFDPTAPSLHMGNLVQIVTAMRLQRAGHTPFALVGGATGMIGDPRDSGERTLNSLDTVQEWTARVRGQIEPFLSFEGDNAATMVNNHDWTEGLSVIDFLRDIGKHFPVNRMLARETVKRRLESGISYTEFSYVLLQSMDFLTLFRERGVTLQFGGSDQWGNLTGGVELIRRAEGGTAHAFATPLITKADGTKYGKTEGGALWLDAEMMPPYAFHQFWLNVEDEKVGELLRVFTFLPREQIEELEARHAEKPFLREAQKVLADEVTTLVHGEAETVNAKAAAEALFGGGDVTLLSGTTLEAALGEAGTIDVDGSAGIPDVVELLTLTGLAKSKGEARRTIAEGGAYLNNVRVDDPEHVPAPGDLIASSWLVLRRGKKRFAGVRVR; encoded by the coding sequence GTGTCCGTCGACACCACGCTTCTGGACGACCTCGAGTGGCGCGGCCTGCTGGCCGAGTCCACCGATCGCGACGCGCTGCGCACAGCGCTGGGCGAGGGGAGCGTCCGGTTCTATGTGGGCTTCGACCCGACCGCGCCGAGCCTCCACATGGGCAACCTGGTCCAGATCGTCACGGCCATGCGCCTGCAGCGCGCCGGCCACACGCCGTTCGCCCTCGTCGGTGGCGCCACCGGCATGATCGGCGACCCGCGTGACTCGGGGGAGCGCACCCTCAACTCGCTCGACACCGTCCAGGAGTGGACCGCGCGGGTCCGCGGCCAGATCGAGCCGTTCCTCTCCTTCGAGGGCGACAACGCCGCGACCATGGTCAACAACCACGACTGGACCGAGGGTCTGTCGGTCATCGACTTCCTGCGCGACATCGGCAAGCACTTCCCGGTCAACCGGATGCTCGCACGCGAGACGGTGAAGCGTCGCCTCGAGTCCGGCATCAGCTACACGGAGTTCTCCTACGTCCTCCTGCAGTCGATGGACTTCCTGACGCTCTTCCGCGAGCGCGGCGTCACGCTCCAGTTCGGCGGCTCCGACCAGTGGGGCAACCTCACCGGCGGCGTCGAGCTGATCCGCCGGGCCGAGGGCGGCACCGCCCACGCGTTCGCCACGCCGCTCATCACCAAGGCCGACGGCACCAAGTACGGCAAGACCGAGGGCGGCGCGCTCTGGCTCGACGCGGAGATGATGCCGCCGTACGCCTTCCACCAGTTCTGGCTCAACGTCGAGGACGAGAAGGTCGGCGAGCTGCTGCGCGTGTTCACCTTCCTCCCGCGCGAGCAGATCGAGGAGCTCGAGGCTCGCCACGCCGAGAAGCCGTTCCTGCGCGAGGCCCAGAAGGTGCTGGCCGACGAGGTCACGACCCTGGTCCACGGCGAGGCCGAGACCGTCAACGCCAAGGCGGCGGCCGAGGCGCTCTTCGGGGGCGGCGACGTCACCCTGCTGTCCGGTACGACACTCGAGGCAGCGCTCGGCGAGGCCGGCACGATCGACGTCGACGGCAGCGCCGGGATCCCCGATGTCGTGGAGCTGTTGACCCTCACCGGGCTCGCCAAGTCCAAGGGCGAGGCGCGGCGCACGATCGCCGAGGGCGGTGCGTACCTCAACAACGTGCGCGTCGACGACCCGGAACACGTCCCGGCACCCGGCGACCTGATCGCTTCCTCCTGGCTGGTCCTGCGCCGCGGCAAGAAGCGGTTCGCCGGCGTGCGCGTGCGCTGA